In Nonomuraea sp. NBC_00507, the following are encoded in one genomic region:
- a CDS encoding ArsB/NhaD family transporter has protein sequence MTVTAWVAVAAFLAAYTLIATEKVHRVAAALGGAGIMLLVHATDAGAAFFDEASGIDWNVIFLLLGMMVIVGVLKQTGVFEFLAIWAAKRAKGRPFRLMALLIVITASASALLDNVTTVLLIAPVTFLVCERLSLSVAPFLIAEAMASNIGGAATLIGDPPNIIIASRAGLTFNDFLIHMAPLIIVLVAVFVGLCRWLFRKSFTYDPDLAAEIMSLNEREAIADRRLLWQSLAVLTLVMAAFVLHPVLHYEPSVVALLGAGALVAATKVTTEQAIREVEWPTLVFFAGLFVMVGALVETGVIRQISQAAAQATQGQLALTTMLLLWASTGLSAVIDNIPYVATMSPIVADLAQANDGAQVFWWALAIGADLGGNATAVGAAANVVILGIAARNGTPISFWQFTKYGIVVTFVTVALSTPYLWLRYLT, from the coding sequence TTGACGGTTACGGCCTGGGTGGCAGTGGCCGCCTTTCTCGCCGCATACACGTTGATCGCCACCGAGAAGGTGCACCGGGTGGCGGCGGCGCTCGGCGGGGCCGGGATCATGCTGCTGGTCCACGCCACCGACGCCGGCGCCGCGTTCTTCGACGAGGCCAGCGGGATCGACTGGAATGTGATCTTCCTGCTGCTCGGCATGATGGTCATCGTCGGTGTGCTCAAGCAGACCGGCGTCTTCGAGTTCCTCGCCATCTGGGCGGCCAAGCGGGCCAAGGGCAGGCCATTCCGGCTCATGGCGTTGCTGATCGTGATCACCGCGTCCGCGTCGGCGCTCCTGGACAACGTGACGACGGTGCTGCTGATCGCGCCGGTGACGTTCCTGGTGTGCGAGCGGCTCAGCCTGTCGGTGGCGCCGTTCCTCATCGCCGAGGCCATGGCGTCCAACATCGGCGGCGCCGCCACCCTGATCGGCGACCCGCCGAACATCATCATCGCCAGCCGTGCCGGGCTGACCTTCAACGACTTCCTCATCCACATGGCGCCGCTGATCATCGTGCTGGTCGCGGTGTTCGTCGGGTTGTGCCGGTGGTTGTTCAGGAAGTCGTTCACGTACGACCCGGACTTGGCTGCGGAGATCATGTCGTTGAACGAGCGGGAGGCCATCGCCGACCGCCGGCTGCTCTGGCAGTCGCTGGCGGTGCTGACGCTGGTGATGGCGGCGTTCGTGCTGCATCCGGTGCTGCACTACGAGCCGTCGGTCGTGGCGCTGCTCGGTGCCGGGGCGCTGGTGGCGGCCACCAAGGTGACGACCGAGCAGGCCATCCGCGAGGTCGAGTGGCCGACCCTGGTGTTCTTCGCCGGGTTGTTCGTGATGGTGGGGGCACTGGTGGAGACCGGGGTGATCCGGCAGATCTCGCAGGCGGCGGCGCAGGCCACCCAGGGTCAGCTGGCGCTCACGACCATGCTGCTGCTCTGGGCCTCCACCGGGCTGTCGGCGGTCATCGACAACATCCCCTACGTCGCCACCATGAGCCCCATCGTCGCCGACCTGGCCCAGGCGAATGACGGGGCCCAGGTGTTCTGGTGGGCCCTGGCCATCGGCGCCGACCTGGGCGGCAACGCCACGGCCGTCGGCGCGGCGGCCAACGTGGTGATCCTCGGCATCGCCGCCCGCAACGGCACCCCGATCAGCTTCTGGCAGTTCACCAAATACGGGATCGTGGTGACGTTCGTGACCGTCGCGCTGTCGACGCCGTACCTCTGGCTGCGTTACCTCACCTGA
- a CDS encoding nuclear transport factor 2 family protein — MTRPPVPPFTEETARIKVQAAEDAWNTRDPDRVALAYTEDSVWRNRGEFLKGRDEIREFLRRKWDRELDYALRKELWAVLGDRIAVRFQYESRDASGQWWRSYGNEQWEFDESGLMRRREASINDVPIDESERRIFGPRQGAEGPLPLR; from the coding sequence ATGACTCGCCCACCTGTCCCGCCGTTCACCGAGGAGACCGCCCGCATCAAGGTCCAGGCCGCCGAGGACGCCTGGAACACGCGCGACCCGGACCGCGTCGCGCTGGCGTACACCGAGGACTCCGTCTGGCGCAACCGCGGCGAGTTCCTCAAGGGCCGCGACGAGATCAGGGAGTTCCTGCGCCGCAAATGGGACAGGGAGTTGGACTACGCGCTGCGGAAAGAGCTGTGGGCGGTGCTGGGCGACCGCATCGCGGTCCGCTTCCAGTACGAGTCCCGCGACGCCTCCGGGCAGTGGTGGCGCAGCTACGGCAACGAGCAGTGGGAGTTCGACGAGTCCGGGCTGATGCGGCGCAGGGAGGCGAGCATCAACGACGTGCCCATCGACGAGAGCGAGCGCCGCATCTTCGGCCCGCGCCAGGGGGCTGAAGGGCCGTTGCCGCTCAGGTGA
- a CDS encoding pectate lyase family protein: MLAALAAGVAAATAAATVLLGVPSASAATLFGDDFEDGDATGWSRSGGSWSVVTDGSRAYRQSGTSADARAVAGAGWGDQAVQARVKPIAFNGSGRHVAVLARAQSTSTYYFLGLGSAGTVVLGKRTGGAPITLATATVSAGDWYTLRLEAFGTTLRGFVNNVQVATATDASIGSGRAGLAGYYASASFDDVLVTDIGGPTDPPTTPTLPPPGTCDTSGTPTGFAAVNAWGQNGTTGGAGGPTVEVDTAGELISAIGQSGPLNICVRGMITVPAGMHNVASDKTIVGVGSGSGITGGGFNIGLPADDSITSPPADAVHNVIVRNLVFRNATDDSINVQMFSHHIWIDHNDLAAGYDGLVDIKRGSSYVTVSWNHVHDHTKTMLLGHDDDNDAQDVGRLKVTYHHNWFDRTPQRNPRVRFGEPVHVFNNYYVYNTDVGVACQANAGCLVEGNYFERVEEPVSNSYAGPAGRCVARNNVFVDESGTPDCSGSVQEPSTYYSYTLDDPNTVKAAVTAGSGTGKI, encoded by the coding sequence GTGCTCGCCGCGCTCGCGGCGGGCGTCGCCGCCGCGACGGCGGCGGCAACGGTGTTGCTGGGGGTGCCCAGCGCGTCCGCCGCCACGCTCTTCGGCGACGACTTCGAGGACGGTGACGCCACGGGCTGGTCGAGGTCCGGCGGCAGCTGGTCGGTGGTGACCGACGGCTCCAGGGCGTACCGGCAGTCCGGCACCAGCGCGGACGCCCGCGCGGTGGCCGGCGCCGGATGGGGCGACCAGGCGGTGCAGGCGCGGGTCAAGCCGATCGCGTTCAACGGCTCGGGCCGGCACGTCGCGGTGCTGGCCAGGGCGCAGAGCACCAGCACCTACTACTTCCTCGGCCTGGGGAGCGCCGGCACGGTCGTCCTCGGCAAGCGGACCGGGGGCGCACCGATCACCCTGGCCACGGCCACGGTGTCCGCCGGCGACTGGTACACCCTCCGCCTCGAGGCATTCGGCACGACGTTACGCGGCTTCGTGAACAACGTGCAGGTCGCCACGGCGACGGACGCCTCGATCGGCTCGGGGCGGGCGGGCCTGGCCGGCTACTACGCCAGTGCCTCGTTCGACGACGTGCTGGTGACGGACATCGGCGGCCCGACCGACCCGCCGACCACCCCGACGTTGCCCCCGCCCGGCACGTGCGACACCTCGGGCACGCCCACCGGGTTCGCCGCCGTCAACGCCTGGGGGCAGAACGGCACCACGGGCGGCGCGGGCGGCCCCACGGTCGAGGTGGACACGGCCGGCGAGCTGATCAGCGCGATCGGCCAGAGCGGGCCGCTGAACATCTGCGTCCGAGGGATGATCACAGTGCCGGCCGGCATGCACAACGTCGCCTCCGACAAGACGATCGTCGGCGTCGGCTCCGGGTCCGGCATCACCGGGGGCGGGTTCAACATCGGGCTGCCCGCGGACGACTCGATCACCTCGCCGCCGGCCGACGCCGTCCACAACGTCATCGTCCGCAACCTGGTCTTCAGGAACGCCACCGACGACTCGATCAATGTCCAGATGTTCAGCCATCACATCTGGATCGACCACAACGACCTGGCCGCCGGCTACGACGGGCTGGTCGACATCAAGCGCGGTTCGTCGTACGTCACCGTCTCGTGGAACCACGTGCACGACCACACCAAGACCATGCTGCTCGGCCACGACGACGACAACGACGCGCAGGACGTGGGCCGGTTGAAGGTCACCTATCACCACAACTGGTTCGACCGGACGCCGCAACGTAACCCGCGGGTGCGGTTCGGGGAGCCGGTGCACGTGTTCAACAACTACTACGTCTACAACACCGACGTCGGAGTGGCCTGCCAGGCGAACGCCGGCTGCCTGGTCGAAGGCAATTACTTCGAGCGGGTCGAAGAGCCCGTGAGCAACTCGTACGCGGGCCCCGCCGGTCGATGCGTCGCGCGCAACAACGTCTTCGTCGACGAGTCCGGCACGCCCGACTGCAGCGGCAGCGTGCAGGAGCCCAGCACTTACTACAGCTACACCCTGGACGATCCGAACACGGTGAAGGCGGCGGTCACCGCCGGCTCCGGGACCGGGAAGATCTGA
- a CDS encoding TetR/AcrR family transcriptional regulator, whose translation MEHAERVLVAAGELFYGRGLRAVGMDDVRAASGVSLKRLYQCFPSKEALVVAYLERRDERWMSSLTSYVEQRENKIAAVFAWLERWFAEDDFRGCGFVNAYGELGSTSEAVREVVQRHKQRLRDHLRGLASEAGAVDPDLLAEQLLVLVDGATVTAMVNPPGAATAARAAGQAAAAAVTAACRE comes from the coding sequence ATGGAACACGCGGAGCGGGTCCTCGTCGCGGCGGGCGAGCTGTTCTACGGGCGCGGCCTGCGGGCGGTGGGCATGGACGACGTGCGCGCCGCGTCCGGGGTGTCGCTCAAGCGGCTCTACCAGTGTTTCCCGTCCAAGGAGGCGCTGGTCGTGGCCTATCTGGAGCGGCGGGACGAGCGGTGGATGTCCTCGCTCACGTCATACGTCGAGCAGCGCGAGAACAAGATCGCCGCTGTGTTCGCGTGGCTGGAGCGGTGGTTCGCGGAGGACGACTTCCGCGGGTGCGGGTTCGTCAACGCCTACGGGGAGCTGGGCAGCACGTCCGAGGCCGTACGGGAAGTGGTGCAGCGGCACAAGCAGCGACTTCGCGACCACCTGCGCGGGCTGGCCTCCGAGGCGGGGGCGGTGGACCCGGACCTGCTCGCCGAGCAGCTGCTCGTGCTGGTCGACGGGGCCACCGTCACCGCGATGGTGAATCCGCCGGGCGCGGCGACGGCGGCACGGGCGGCCGGCCAGGCGGCCGCCGCGGCTGTCACAGCAGCTTGTCGAGAGTGA